The DNA region GGGCACAGCGACTGGTCGGCGTGCCGCACGTCGACACCGGGTCGGGGGCCGTGCTGCTCGACGGCGCCCACTCGTGGCTGGAGTGCTCGGTCGAGGCCGTCCACCGCGCGGGCGACCACGACATCGTGGTGCTGCGGGTGCTCCGCTTCGCCCGCGACCGCGCCAACGCGGCGCTCGTGTGGCACCGGCCCGCTCGACGGCCAGCAAGCGCCACCGCCTGACGTTCTTTCCCAGGACGCGGGCGATGGGAAGCGGAATCGGGTGTACCTGGTCAGAAGTCCTGGCCCGGTACGCCCGAAACGACTCGGTACGCGGCACGACCCCGCGCGACGCCCCTCAGGAGGCCAGCGCCGCCATCTCGCGCACCACGGCCCGGAGCCGCACCGCGAGCTCGTCGTTGCTCCGCACGGAGTCGCGGTGGGCTGCCTCGCTGAGCGCTGACATCACGAGCGTCACCGCGGTGCGTGCGGTCTGGTCGTCGGTCCGGGTGCCCACGACGCTGAGCAGGGACTGGCGCGACTCGGCCATCCACCGCATCACCATCGAGGACATCTCGGGCCGGAGCACCAGCAGCTCCTTCATCCGTCGGCGGTCCTGGGACAGCGGTACGGTCGCCGCGACGAGGGTGCAGAGGTCGTCGACCAGGCCGCCCTGGGCCTCGGCGAACCACGCGGCGGAGGGCTCCGGGACCTCGACGGAGTCGAGTCCGAGGGCGGCGTGCGCCTTGGACGAGAAGTAGTTGAAGAAGGTGCGGGGCGAGACGTCGGCATCGGCGCAGATCTGCTCGATGGTGACGCCGTCCAGCCCGTGCGCGGACACCAGTGTCAGGGCCGCGTCGTGCAGCGCCTGCCGGGTCTGCTGCTTCTTGCGCTCCCGCAGGGTGCACGGCTCCGTCGCCGCTGCAGCTGCCGGGGTGGTGATCACGTGGACTCCTGGTGGTGGTGGGGGTGGTGGGCCGCCCGTGCCGGAAAGGGGGCACGGCACGGACGGCCCGGTCGGTCACCGACGGTGCGTCGGTGTGGATCCGGTCGGTGTGGATCCGGTCATCGGACCGGTGAACGAGCCGGCGTCGGCAGCGGCGGCGCCGGCTTCGGCCTCGAGCTGGGCCTCGGCAGACAGGTCGGCACGCTCCTGCAGGGCGGAGCGCTGGCGCAGCGGCGGCACCCGGAAGAACCAGGTGAGCACGAACGCGAGCAGGATCACCCCGAGGCCGACCCAGTAGATGGTCACGGACGAGGCGTTGAAGCCCGCCATGAACGGCCGGGTGAGGCGGCTGTCGGCACCGGTCAGGAACGAGGTGTCGTTCGTGCTGGTGGCGCTGTCGCTCGTGGTGTTGCCGTCGTCGATCTTCTCCGCGAGCTCCGGGGTGAGCTCGTCGACCCAGTAGGAGCGCTGCGAGGCGTTCGACCAGTCGACGGACACGGTGCCGTCCTG from Curtobacterium sp. MCJR17_020 includes:
- a CDS encoding TetR/AcrR family transcriptional regulator, which translates into the protein MITTPAAAAATEPCTLRERKKQQTRQALHDAALTLVSAHGLDGVTIEQICADADVSPRTFFNYFSSKAHAALGLDSVEVPEPSAAWFAEAQGGLVDDLCTLVAATVPLSQDRRRMKELLVLRPEMSSMVMRWMAESRQSLLSVVGTRTDDQTARTAVTLVMSALSEAAHRDSVRSNDELAVRLRAVVREMAALAS